The Vulpes lagopus strain Blue_001 chromosome 24, ASM1834538v1, whole genome shotgun sequence genome has a window encoding:
- the NXPH2 gene encoding neurexophilin-2 has translation MRLRPLPLVVVPGLLQLLFCDSKKVVHATEGLDWEDKDGPGTLVGNVVHSRIINPLRLFVKQSPVPKSGHLAYGDSMENFWDWLANVTEVQEPLARTKRRPIVKTGKFKKMFGWGDFHSNIKTVKLNLLITGKIVDHGNGTFSVYFRHNSTGLGNVSVSLVPPSKVVEFEVSPQSTLETKESKSFNCRIEYEKTDRAKKTALCNFDPSKICYQEQTQSHVSWLCSKPFKVICIYIAFYSVDYKLVQKVCPDYNYHSETPYLSSG, from the coding sequence CTATTCTGTGACAGTAAGAAGGTGGTGCATGCCACAGAGGGGCTGGACTGGGAAGACAAAGATGGCCCGGGGACTTTGGTCGGAAATGTGGTGCACTCAAGGATCATCAATCCTCTGCGCCTGTTTGTTAAACAGTCTCCAGTCCCAAAGTCTGGACACCTGGCTTATGGGGACAGCATGGAAAACTTTTGGGATTGGCTGGCCAATGTCACGGAGGTTCAGGAGCCATTGGCAAGAACTAAACGGAGGCCAATAGTAAAGACGGGAAAATTCAAGAAGATGTTTGGATGGGGTGACTTCCATTCCAACATTAAAACTGTTAAACTCAACCTCCTCATCACGGGGAAAATTGTTGATCATGGAAATGGAACCTTCAGTGTTTATTTCCGACATAATTCCACAGGCCTAGGCAATGTTTCAGTGAGTTTGGTACCCCCCTCCAAAGTGGTGGAATTTGAGGTTTCCCCACAGTCTACCTTGGAGACCAAGGAATCGAAATCTTTCAATTGTCGCATTGAGTACGAGAAAACAGATCGGGCGAAGAAGACTGCCCTGTGCAATTTTGACCCATCCAAGATCTGCTACCAGGAGCAGACTCAGAGCCATGTGTCTTGGTTGTGCTCCAAACCCTTCAAGGTCATTTGCATTTACATTGCCTTTTACAGTGTTGATTATAAACTTGTGCAGAAAGTCTGTCCTGACTACAATTACCATAGTGAGACTCCATACTTATCTTCTGGCTGA